The proteins below come from a single Paramormyrops kingsleyae isolate MSU_618 chromosome 25, PKINGS_0.4, whole genome shotgun sequence genomic window:
- the hmx4 gene encoding H6 family homeobox 4 has translation MSKENMSCRPASLKFTIENILNLKQSKEFDSRTSEGQSAAQHKNDFQPGLEEVHGRQDPDCRLSEREQINTNCYNGAAESLTECREDRLHIEKCPGAETDSCDDGASQHKVSKKSKVMAKKKTRTIFSKRQIFQLESTFDMKRYLSSAERACLANSLQLTETQVKIWFQNRRNKLKRQISMELEGPNAADHFADAGKTGNMPAFYKENSVLGRCLLPMPLPIVYPGNSSPYLCFSNASKYFSLFEGDV, from the exons ATGAGTAAAGAAAATATGTCATGCCGACCAGCGTCTCTGAAGTTTACGATTGAAAATATACTCAATCTTAAACAGAGTAAGGAATTTGACAGCCGTACTTCCGAAGGACAGAGCGCCGCACAACACAAAAATGATTTCCAGCCTGGACTGGAGGAAGTTCACGGGAGGCAGGACCCCGACTGCAGACTCTCAGAGAGAG AGCAAATAAACACGAACTGTTACAATGGGGCTGCTGAATCCCTCACAGAGTGCAGGGAAGATCGGCTGCACATTGAGAAATGTCCCGGGGCGGAGACGGACAGCTGCGACGACGGGGCGTCGCAGCACAAGGTCAGCAAGAAGAGCAAGGTGATGGCGAAGAAGAAGACCCGCACGATATTCTCCAAAAGGCAGATCTTCCAGCTGGAGTCCACCTTTGACATGAAGCGGTATCTCAGCAGCGCGGAGAGGGCCTGCCTGGCCAATTCCTTACAACTTACCGAGACCCAAGTTAAGATCTGGTTCCAGAATCGCAGGAATAAGCTGAAACGGCAGATCTCAATGGAGCTTGAGGGACCTAATGCCGCTGACCACTTCGCCGATGCTGGGAAGACCGGGAACATGCCAGCATTTTACAAAGAAAACAGCGTATTGGGGAGATGCCTATTGCCCATGCCTCTTCCCATCGTGTATCCGGGGAACAGCTCGCCTTACTTGTGTTTTTCAAACGCGAGTAAATACTTCAGCCTCTTCGAAGGAGACGTATAA